The following proteins come from a genomic window of Geminicoccaceae bacterium SCSIO 64248:
- the rpsT gene encoding 30S ribosomal protein S20: MANNRSAEKRIRQTEKRTIANRARIGRIRTFVKKVESAVAAGDYQLAKTAFADAEPELRQGVTKGVLKMNTAARKISRLSARVKALGTAQA; this comes from the coding sequence ATGGCCAATAACCGTTCCGCCGAGAAGCGCATCCGCCAGACCGAGAAGCGCACGATCGCGAACCGGGCGCGCATCGGCCGCATCCGCACGTTCGTCAAGAAGGTCGAATCGGCGGTTGCGGCTGGCGACTACCAGCTCGCCAAGACGGCGTTCGCGGACGCCGAGCCCGAGCTGCGTCAAGGCGTGACCAAGGGCGTGCTCAAGATGAACACCGCCGCCCGCAAGATCTCCCGCCTGTCCGCGCGGGTGAAGGCTCTGGGCACCGCCCAGGCCTGA
- a CDS encoding enoyl-CoA hydratase — protein sequence MAYDTLLVETRGAVGLITLNRPKALNALNGHLIAELNTVLDAFEADEAVRAVVVTGSEKAFAAGADIKEMLSHDFVSALASDFIAPWDRIARCRKPVIAAVAGYALGGGCELAMMCDIILAADNARFGQPEINLGTLPGAGGTQRLIRAIGKSKAMEMVLTGRMMDAREAEQANLVARVVPAADLIDEAIKLADTIAEKSAPVVAMAKAAVNAANEIGLNDGLRFERSQFYATFATADRGEGMQAFVDKRSPKFTNR from the coding sequence TCGGTCTGATCACGCTGAACCGGCCCAAGGCGCTGAACGCGCTGAACGGGCACCTGATCGCCGAGCTGAACACGGTGCTCGACGCCTTCGAGGCCGACGAGGCGGTCCGGGCGGTCGTGGTCACGGGCTCGGAGAAAGCCTTCGCGGCGGGCGCCGACATCAAGGAGATGCTGAGCCACGACTTCGTGAGCGCGCTCGCGTCCGACTTCATCGCTCCGTGGGACCGGATCGCGCGCTGCCGCAAGCCGGTGATCGCGGCGGTCGCCGGCTACGCCCTGGGCGGCGGCTGCGAACTCGCGATGATGTGCGACATCATCCTCGCCGCCGACAACGCGCGCTTCGGCCAGCCGGAGATCAATCTCGGCACCCTCCCGGGAGCGGGCGGCACGCAACGGCTGATCCGCGCGATCGGCAAGTCCAAGGCGATGGAGATGGTGCTGACCGGCCGGATGATGGACGCGCGGGAGGCCGAGCAGGCCAATCTCGTCGCGCGCGTCGTGCCCGCGGCCGATCTGATCGACGAGGCGATCAAGCTCGCCGACACCATCGCCGAGAAATCGGCGCCGGTGGTCGCCATGGCCAAGGCGGCCGTCAACGCCGCGAACGAGATCGGCCTGAACGACGGGCTGCGCTTCGAGCGGTCGCAGTTCTACGCAACCTTCGCCACCGCCGACCGGGGCGAGGGCATGCAGGCCTTCGTCGACAAGCGTAGCCCGAAGTTCACCAATCGCTGA